The sequence AAAGAACACCATTCGGAATGATGTCACAGGTAAATTGACTTTGATACTTGATGATTGCATTAAGTTGGACTCTTTTTTCTTCCCTTTAATGCCCATGATTTTCACGCTCGAAATTTCACTAGTTGATTCTATTCTGTCTGAATCAAGAGGTGTTTTATTTCTtaaacataaaggaatgatcaTATTGTTTTTCTAAGTCTCTGTATGGTGCTGTATGCCTGTATCGTTTCTAGGTATCTACTTGCTCGAAATGCAGTGGGAATGGCAGGATAATTACCGATCCTTGTCGAAAATGTGGTGGGAATGGTAAAATAAGTTCTAAGCGATCTATGAAAATGACAATTCCAGCTGGTATCAGAGATGGAGCTACAATGCAGGTTCAAGGAGAAGGCAATTTAGATGAGAAAAGGTGCACATCTTGGTGTTTTGTATGACGCTTTTCTGTTCCATTAGCTTATTTGGTGATCCATCAAGAAAAGAAATTGTTTTCCATTTCTTATGCTTCTAAAAATGATCGGACTCCCTGTACTTGAATGGCAATGCCAACTTGGGTCATACTGAAATAATTCGGGAACtgatttcatttattttcttcttttgaCAGGGGCATTTCTGGTGATCTGTATATAACCGTCCATGTCAAAGAAAAACATGGAATTTGGAGGGATGGTCTCAACCTTTATTCGAAAATTAATGTTGATTATACTCAGGCTATACTGGGCACTGTGCTAAAGGTAATTACATGTTCTAGTGTTACTCCAGAGTCCcgacatttaaaaaattcctAGAATCTATTGCCGATGTCATATGGATACCTGAAACTAAGTGGTTAGATATAACATGTTGAATTACCGCAGGTAGAGACAGTAGATGGCTTGAAAGACATTAAGATTCCTTCCGGGATTCAGCCTGGCGAGACAGTCAAATTACAAAAGATGGGAGTTCCAGACATCAACAGATCTTATGTCCGCGGTGATCATCACTTTATTGTGAATGTTTTGATACCAAAAGATCTCAGGTATGCATACTCGATCTATTTTGTGCTTGGTATCGTAATATTACGTATCCATGTTAATTTGTTTTCACAGACACAAGAACAATATTAAAGTATGATGTATCACGCCTTTTCTCTGCTTCCTACCTGCCTTGAGGCACTGAGGCTGGAACCTCCTCCCGGGCATTGAGATCGAGGCATGGTTTTAACCACGACGGATATTAGAGAATGTCTTTTAAACCTATTAAATTGGACCTAGGGCCCCGTTTGTTGCCGGAAAATATTTAGAATCAACAGAATCCATTTTTCGTGTTTGCCTTTCGTTAATTTTTCATGAGCTTAATGAAATGTGCAGCGACAAGGAACGAGCACTTATCGAGGAATTGGCTTCTCTTAAGTCATGTAGCAAACAACACGAGGCTTCTTCTAACAACTCCGGTACTGAAATTATTTAACTTAACTATAGCTTCACTATGAAAGATCAATAATTCATATTACTTGAACACAACACTTCAGGGACATCGAAAAGCAAAGTCGATGAAGCTGGAATCGAAGGTTCAAAAAGGAATGCCGCAACTCCTCGAAACAAATCTCTTTGGAATTCAATCTCAAACTTGTTGGGGTATACATCACAAACTTAATTACTTAGCTTTTTCACATCAAAATAGTGTTTTGAGCCGTACAGTCGAAGCAAGGTTCTAATGCATCTGAGGTTAATGATGCAAAAGATCTTCGGAGGATATATAACGCATCAATCATCGCTTTTGTTGGATTTGCAGGCAAAGGAATTCTAGAGAAGGGTTTACATCGATCACAATGGACGCATCAGTATTGTTATGGAAGCATAGGAATCTGAATCTCTCGCTGACGAGTTCACTATTAGCAGTTTTCGTTGTAACCTGTATTTTAACCATCATGCAAAAGATTCATAAGTACACATGTTTTCGGCGTCGAGACTCTTCCCTTCGGTATCTGCAGAATGAACGAGAGTAGCGTCTAAGGCAT comes from Euphorbia lathyris chromosome 8, ddEupLath1.1, whole genome shotgun sequence and encodes:
- the LOC136203609 gene encoding uncharacterized protein; translation: MHVAQIPCCPHLKPISNSSIPDFAIKPTSFRFGLCTASPSIKLLSPSLTSAASDFFDRKTHLLNPNLGFSNGNRRRCNWVIRAAASDYYSTLNVSKDATLQEIKSSYRKLARKYHPDMNKAPGAEDKFKEISAAYEVLSDDEKRSLYDRFGEEGVQGEYDGSDAGSQGMDPFGVYNAFFGNSDGFFGGRGGSGGMNFNFGNMSNQDLDIRYDLHLSFEESIYGAKREIEVSCFETCDDCGGTGAKSDRYIKTCTDCGGRGGVMKTQRTPFGMMSQVSTCSKCSGNGRIITDPCRKCGGNGKISSKRSMKMTIPAGIRDGATMQVQGEGNLDEKRGISGDLYITVHVKEKHGIWRDGLNLYSKINVDYTQAILGTVLKVETVDGLKDIKIPSGIQPGETVKLQKMGVPDINRSYVRGDHHFIVNVLIPKDLSDKERALIEELASLKSCSKQHEASSNNSGTSKSKVDEAGIEGSKRNAATPRNKSLWNSISNLLGQRNSREGFTSITMDASVLLWKHRNLNLSLTSSLLAVFVVTCILTIMQKIHKYTCFRRRDSSLRYLQNERE